In Capsicum annuum cultivar UCD-10X-F1 chromosome 8, UCD10Xv1.1, whole genome shotgun sequence, the genomic window NNNNNNNNNNNNNNNNNNNNNNNNNNNNNNNNNNNNNNNNNNNNNNNNNNNNNNNNNNNNNNNNNNNNNNNNNNNNNNNNNNNNNNNNNNNNNNNNNNNNNNNNNNNNNNNNNNNNNNNNNNNNNNNNNNNNNNNNNNNNNNNNNNNNNNNNNNNNNNNNNNNNNNNNNNNNNNNNNNNNNNNNNNNNNNNNNNNNNNNNNNNNNNNNNNNNNNNNNNNNNNNNNNNNNNNNNNNNNNNNNNNNNNNNNNNNNNNNNNNNNNNNNNNNNNNNNNNNNNNNNNNNNNNNNNNNNNNNNNNNNNNNNNNNNNNNNNNNNNNNNNNNNNNNNNNNNNNNNNNNNNNNNNNNNNNNNNNNNNNNNNNNNNNNNNNNNNNNNNNNNNNNNNNNNNNNNNNNNNNNNNNNNNNNNNNNNNNNNNNNNNNNNNNNNNNNNNNNNNNNNNNNNNNNNNNNNNNNNNNNNNNNNNNNNNNNNNNNNNNNNNNNNNNNNNNNNNNNNNNNNNNNNNNNNNNNNNNNNNNNNNNNNNNNNNNNNNNNNNNNNNNNNNNNNNNNNNNNNNNNNNNNNNNNNNNNNNNNNNNNNNNNNNNNNNNNNNNNNNNNNNNNNNNNNNNNNNNNNNNNNNNNNNNNNNNNNNNNNNNNNNNNNNNNNNNNNNNNNNNNNNNNNNNNNNNNNNNNNNNNNNNNNNNNNNNNNNNNNNNNNNNNNNNNNNNNNNNNNNNNNNNNNNNNNNNNNNNNNNNNNNNNNNNNNNNNNNNNNNNNNNNNNNNNNNNNNNNNNNNNNNNNNNNNNNNNNNNNNNNNNNNNNNNNNNNNNNNNNNNNNNNNNNNNNNNNNNNNNNNNNNNNNNNNNNNNNNNNNNNNNNNNNNNNNNNNNNNNNNNNNNNNNNNNNNNNNNNNNNNNNNNNNNNNNNNNNNNNNNNNNNNNNNNNNNNNNNNNNNNNNNNNNNNNNNNNNNNNNNNNNNNNNNNNNNNNNNNNNNNNNNNNNNNNNNNNNNNNNNNNNNNNNNNNNNNNNNNNNNNNNNNNNNNNNNNNNNNNNNNNNNNNNNNNNNNNNNNNNNNNNNNNNNNNNNNNNNNNNNNNNNNNNNNNNNNNNNNNNNNNNNNNNNNNNNNNNNNNNNNNNNNNNNNNNNNNNNNNNNNNNNNNNNNNNNNNNNNNNNNNNNNNNNNNNNNNNNNNNNNNNNNNNNNNNNNNNNNNNNNNNNNNNNNNNNNNNNNNNNNNNNNNNNNNNNNNNNNNNNNNNNNNNNNNNNNNNNNNNNNNNNNNNNNNNNNNNNNNNNNNNNNNNNNNNNNNNNNNNNNNNNNNNNNNNNNNNNNNNNNNNNNNNNNNNNNNNNNNNNNNNNNNNNNNNNNNNNNNNNNNNNNNNNNNNNNNNNNNNNNNNNNNNNNNNNNNNNNNNNNNNNNNNNNNNNNNNNNNNNNNNNNNNNNNNNNNNNNNNNNNNNNNNNNNNNNNNNNNNNNNNNNNNNNNNNNNNNNNNNNNNNNNNNNNNNNNNNNNNNNNNNNNNNNNNNNNNNNNNNNNNNNNNNNNNNNNNNNNNNNNNNNNNNNNNNNNNNNNNNNNNNNNNNNNNNNNNNNNNNNNNNNNNNNNNNNNNNNNNNNNNNNNNNNNNNNNNNNNNNNNNNNNNNNNNNNNNNNNNNNNNNNNNNNNNNNNNNNNNNNNNNNNNNNNNNNNNNNNNNNNNNNNNNNNNNNNNNNNNNNNNNNNNNNNNNNNNNNNNNNNNNNNNNNNNNNNNNNNNNNNNNNNNNNNNNNNNNNNNNNNNNNNNNNNNNNNNNNNNNNNNNNNNNNNNNNNNNNNNNNNNNNNNNNNNNNNNNNNNNNNNNNNNNNNNNNNNNNNNNNNNNNNNNNNNNNNNNNNNNNNNNNNNNNNNNNNNNNNNNNNNNNNNNNNNNNNNNNNNNNNNNNNNNNNNNNNNNNNNNNNNNNNNNNNNNNNNNNNNNNNNNNNNNNNNNNNNNNNNNNNNNNNNNNNNNNNNNNNNNNNNNNNNNNNNNNNNNNNNNNNNNNNNNNNNNNNNNNNNNNNNNNNNNNNNNNNNNNNNNNNNNNNNNNNNNNNNNNNNNNNNNNNNNNNNNNNNNNNNNNNNNNNNNNNNNNNNNNNNNNNNNNNNNNNNNNNNNNNNNNNNNNNNNNNNNNNNNNNNNNNNNNNNNNNNNNNNNNNNNNNNNNNNNNNNNNNNNNNNNNNNNNNNNNNNNNNNNNNNNNNNNNNNNNNNNNNNNNNNNNNNNNNNNNNNNNNNNNNNNNNNNNNNNNNNNNNNNNNNNNNNNNNNNNNNNNNNNNNNNNNNNNNNNNNNNNNNNNNNNNNNNNNNNNNNNNNNNNNNNNNNNNNNNNNNNNNNNNNNNNNNNNNNNNNNNNNNNNNNNNNNNNNNNNNNNNNNNNNNNNNNNNNNNNNNNNNNNNNNNNNNNNNNNNNNNNNNNNNNNNNNNNNNNNNNNNNNNNNNNNNNNNNNNNNNNNNNNNNNNNNNNNNNNNNNNNNNNNNNNNNNNNNNNNNNNNNNNNNNNNNNNNNNNNNNNNNNNNNNNNNNNNNNNNNNNNNNNNNNNNNNNNNNNNNNNNNNNNNNNNNNNNNNNNNNNNNNNNNNNNNNNNNNNNNNNNNNNNNNNNNNNNNNNNNNNNNNNNNNNNNNNNNNNNNNNNNNNNNNNNNNNNNNNNNNNNNNNNNNNNNNNNNNNNNNNNNNgaagtaataaaaacttcatcgttaactgagtgaaccttaacttgtgatgaagattttatgtcttctaatcactagttaaattcaagagGAGTAAAAAGCCTAATCTTTAATCTcaaaaaacaagcaatacagattcttgttaaattattccttaagattgttatcttcCACAATACAGGTACGTAGAATTTGTAtaacagaacaacaacttcaactcgagttcaagtatgaataagaacacaatgaagtattaaataccctcaacacaagatcaaaaagacctttccaagaggcgtatttatttttcagaaaataaagataaaacagaaatgattaaggccaagtcgttcgaattcacggactttccttaagaaataattcccctcactatacccgaggttatggaatcttcttccaaggataaaatatccttaaatccgactatagcggtacctcaaatagtcggattcttcgaacacactcacggttaGAATGATCAGACTTAGAGTatttttttaagacaagaagaagaagttttgtaatctgaaaatttctgtatTTTCTACCTCtaacctgtggatgaaaaccaggttatttatagccacaagatgcctttttagaaaggaggcaatggttcactccaaaaGTTGCACCTTTGCTGtaaattcatgtctgttcattaaAGATTGCATCCTTTCCTGAACAGTCATatcttttcatgaatcagtgtgtctttTGCTGAATGGTTGCATCTGTTTATTCAACCAGtgcatcagttcagttaagtaaCAGAAAATAGTGCACCAGTTCTAAAGCAATGCAACATTTCCGAAGCAGTGCAACTGTTCTGCGTCACTGTTCACGTAAAACAGTAGCATCGCGTCACTGTTACTGCATGTAAATGGAGGATTAAAACTCAGAAATATTTCCTGCGTTTTtcatcatcgatcgatcatttgccaaatccaaatccaaatccaaatccgaagtcgAGCGAGCAACGACGAcaacggcgcgaggcatctctatttccttgcctcacttaccatgtggagtaaatatttcacaatataaaccaatgtgggagaaagagtaagcTTTCCAAATTAGTCGACACTTTTCAATTTGGTGTCTCCTTTTCCTCCACCATTTCTTCTCCATTTCTCATTCACACTTCTATAAACCCAACAGATTCCACTTCTCGATAGCTCTTCAAAATTGTTGCAATTCTCTCTTGAAAATTTCCTTGCTATTGCATGTTATCTTCAAATTGATCAGTAACTGTTCtagaattttgtgttttttaagTCGGTtcatttttgcttcttttttgcTCCAGTTAGTAACTGTTAGGAAAACTGAATGTATATCTATGTTTGTACTTAAGTTGTTAATACCATTTTGCGTGCCAATTATGATTAGTCCTTTTTCTGTTTTGCTTTTCATAATTTGTTTTCTTAATTTGTATATATCTGTATCCAGAATCTCTGAGACGAAGCTGCTGATTTGGGTTTCTTTTCGATTTCAATAATTTTCCAAGCGTTGGAAGTTTCTGGTGAAGTTTAATTAATTGATTTACCAAAATGGGAGTATTCAATTTCACTCTGATTCCTATTCTAGATGACGACCGGCATCCTCCTTCAGCTATTCAAAAACTTGgtaatattttcttctcctttcTGTTTCGTTATAGTTCTCTTGATGGGTCGAATTTGGTGTGATGGTCATTTAATCCCAGTGtgattggaaacaacctctctatcttcaTAGGTAGGGGTAAGTCTGCGAACATGCCACCCTCCCCAACTTCACTTGTGAGAGATTACgcagggtatgttgttgttgtttagttCAAGTATTattgaaaatagcctctctaccttcaCAGTGTAGGGGTGTAAGGCTGCATACACACCACCCCCGTCTAACCatttgtgggattacattggTTGTGGCGTTATCAGAAATAACCTCTCCAACTTCTTCACAGAGTGGTAAAGACTGCGTACACAACACCTTCTTCAAACCATTTGTGGGATTACTCTGGTTATGTTGTTGGTTTAGTCCAAGTGTTTTAGTCTGTTCACTTTCTTTTGCTTTCCAAAATCTGCTTTTTTGTGCATTGATTGTATTTCTTCCATGAAGATAAGAGTTGACGTACTATTTGAGTAGCATTTGTGTTTTAATTAGTTCATTTTGGCTTCTTCTCTATGCTGTTTTAACTGTCTGAAAATTTGAGCGCATATTTCTTTCTGATTGCCATTTTCTGCCGTCTAAATTACAATTAGATCCCAGAAAGATAGGTATAAGGTCTGCATACACCCGCCCGCCTCAGACCCAATTTGTGGGAGtatacttggtatgttgttgtaacTTATGATTAgtccattttttcttttcaaaaactgGTTTTATCGTGTATTGATTGTAATTCTTCATTGAAGATAAGGGTGGATGTAGTATTTGAGAAGCATTTATCttttaatcatttttcttttgcatAGTTCTACTCTTGTTCCAATTCATTTTATATGACGTTATATGACTTGacacataatttaaataaaaaaaaggaaaaatttaagTGCATATTGGAAGTACATTAGACTTGTCGtcttaaatatgatatttatatgcCTATAAGAACATGGCAATAAGCGGAAAATAAGTTCAAACTAATATTAGTTTAGGATCAAACTTAAAAGGGGATAGAATAGTGTAAAATGAAAAAGAGGATATAATAACTACTACTTATTTAAGATCTTGAAATGGGTATAACTCTGTTTTTACTGTTTGGAAAATTGGGTATAgttctctcttcttttttctgCTTCGTAAGTTGTATATTTGATAGCATTTTTGTCTGGACCATTAAGTTGGATTTCGAgatgtatatttatattgtaATAGCAAATCACTGTCGCAAAATACTACTCTTGTTCCATTCAATTGATGTGACGTTATTTGAGTCGACCTGTAGTTTAAAAGCCAAAAATGAAAACTTACTAAAAGTACTTTAGACTTGCCTATATGCCTATGAGTGTTTTTGATAAAACGCAAAATGAGAAGTTCAAACTGAAGATTTTTGCAAAGTGGTCATCCTTATAGAAACAAACTAGAAAAGGACTAATTAGTGGAATACTATAACAACAATTGGTTTATGATCTTTAATTCGCCTCTGCTTGAGAATTTGTTTTCATTTAAAACTTGTCATTTGTCATTTAAGTTCGAATATTTGATCTTGCGTATACCCCACCCTCCCCGAACCCCAATTATGGGAACACACTGTGTATATATGTACTATAGATATAGATTTGCAGGATGCACAATAGGGTTACAATGGATCTGCTGCAACTATAGTTGTTTACATTAGTTAGAAATcaagttggaaaaataaaaatttgcttTGGCTGGCTTAACAAGTTAAATTCATGTCAACAGATTTGAGAATGAGATTGTTGTTGCTGTTGGAAAATGAGAACCTGCTTAAGTGATGTCTGAATATGGCTTTAAGTAAGCTCTCTGGTTTTGCACTTTATGAATGTATGTTGAGAGTGCATTCTTCAAATCATTAACAATTTCAACAGTGATATACTGCTATGctttaaatttctaaaatgtTATCTTCGTGGATGAGTATGCATCTTATTTTGACAACGTTGACCCATTGGAACAATATAAAAAATGAACAGACAAGCAGGATGGTAATCTCAATAGCAAGTCTGGGCATATAGCTTTGAGCAATGATCCGTGCTCACAAAGAGTAGAGGGAGTCTTTGTCGTTAGTGATTCTGTTGATTGGAGCAGGGACATCCAGGTGTTCTTCTTTATAATCTAATAGGATTTAACTTGCTTTTACCTGGCAGCTTCTTGCCAAAGTTGTATGTAAAGAAACAATCAGTGATTGACATTTCCATGCAATACTTTTCTCATcatgctttttttttcttgtctcctttttcttttctttttctggtTTAGAGTTGGGGTTAGAGTGCACTCATTGATGATCTTTCTCATGtaatatacatattttatcaCAATTAATATCTTTTGGGCGATGGAGGGATCAAATACTATTGTGGATTTGTTGGTAGCTTGAATACAATACTTTATTGCTTGGTGTTGCCTTGCAACTAAATGAAGCATGTAAGCTTAATGCAATTTTAGCTTTAGTGTTttccctagggaggtgctttggagatgcttggaggtgaggggagtaccgctggcatatatcagagcaatcaaggatatgtatgatggagcgaaaactaaggtgaggacggcgggaggagactcagaacatttcacggtccggacagggttgcatcagggatctactcttagtccctttttgtttgcagtagtaatggatgtgttgacgcggcgtattcaaggggaggtgccgtggtgtatgctttttgcagacgatgtagttctgatagctgAGACCCGAGAGGGTGTGagcgacaaattagaggtgtggaggcaaacccttgagtctaaagggttcagggtgagcagaagcaagacagagtatgtggaatgcaagtttaatgacatgaggagggagaacgaggtagtagtgaagctggaatcacaggaggtaggtaagagggagagtttcaagtatctcgggtccgtgatccagagtaacggtgagattgatgaggatgtctcgcaccgtattggggcgggatggatgaagtggaagctcgcgtcgggggtgctgtgtgataagaaggtgccgcccaagcttaaaggcaaattctacagggcggtagtccgtctggccatgttgtatggagcggagtgttggccagtgaagaactcccacatccaaaagatgagggtggcagaaatgcggatgttgcgctggatgtgtgggttgactagaggggatagagttcggaatgagaacatccgggagaaggttggtgtgacaccagtggagtgcaagatgcgggaagcccgattgagatggttcggacacgtgaagaggaggggcatgaatgccccggtccgtaggtgtgagaggctagcgttggatgggtttaagcggggtaggggtagaccgaagaagtactggggtgaggtgattaggcgagacatggagcagttacagctcaccgaggacatgaccctagataggaaggtctggaggacgcgaatcagggcagaggactagggccagcctgagtcgctagtgtagggaactacttggtgggggtttattcatgttaggagtccgtgtcccatgttttattatggatctgtgtgttttcctttgttttagattacttatgggtgccgtatttatgttatgtaattttgtaaccttgtgctgtgctttactatgtgtttgcgTGGTACCGCGTGTcgtgagccgggggtctatcggaaacagcatttctacttcttcagaggtagaggtatggactgcgtacatcctaccccccagaccccaccaggtgggaatacactgggtttgttgttgttgttgttcctttGTTCTTGATTGTCCTTTCACCATCAAAAATAACTATGCAAAGCATTCAAAATGACGAttactttcaaaatttaaatGTTGGGCCCGTGCGAGCACGGGCAATAACTATCTAGttattactactatatagaaAGCTGACTACATGGACGAccaagggtaatatagtaaattcaCACTAATAAATATCCTATATTCATTCATGACTCTAGAACATCGTCTTGCTCATATTCATTCCAAACAAACAACAATGTACTCTTTCAATCTTCTTCCAAAGTGTTCGCTCTTCTTCGGACTCCTTCAAAATTTCAGTTTGCCTAAATTTTTTCCACATCTCTTTCAGCTTTTCAATTCATGGTTGAAAATGTTGTTTCGTACATGCGGTAGAATATGGTTAGGACTATTGCGATGGATGGTACTGAAGGATTAGTTCATGGTCAACGTGTGCTTAATACTGGGCCTCCTATTACTGTGAGTAATCAGAATTCCTtgattccttttcttcttcagattcaaaTTTATGGGTTTCTGTATGAAAGTTGCATTTGTGCGATTGAAATTTGCATTTTTTACTTTGTGGAGCTGTATATATATTACATTGACTGAAAATGatttcagatatgcatgtacGAGATCTatagttttattatattatagtCCTTAGAACTGCAATTTGGTTGAATCATCTTTGCTACAGATGTTTGTTTAGGATGAGTAAGTCAAAGATCAATTGATGTTTGCTTAGGATATGTAAATCAATGATCAATCGATCACATTTCAATCCCAAATTAGTTGGGGTATTAATTTACCTTCCATTGGGCATATTGCAACTGAACAACTTTCAATATATTAGGAGGACTATACCACAAAAGTCGGGATAAGGTCTGCGTACATACGGTCTCCTAGACCCGACATGTGGAACTACAGTGGGAATGTTGTTGTTCAATACAAATGAAAATATTTGCCAAAACAAAAGTGTCAGTGATAACCAAAAGTTGATATTTTCTTAGTACCGCAGTGTTGTGTACTTgtaaatgtatatataatatgtgcCTTTGAATTCTCTATGTGAAAGAAAATTTTTGCTGCATAAAACTAATACCTATCCTTGTGATTTGATGtgagagttttgaaaaaaatagtacCTTTGAAGTGGAAAGTGGCGGCTAATACTCAGGGTGTTGAGCAATATTATCGTTGCTCATAATTTAGTGTACAGTTTGAAAGAACTTGGTACCATTAAGCTGTAGTAGTTTACTACCTCGGGAGTGAATCACTCATGTTTGTTTGGGATCTCCAGAAGACATCGATCACTcatgttttcctctttttttttctgcTTTGGCTTCTTTTTGACGGCATCTTCTGATTCATTTTGTCTTTAGTAACTTCATTTTGGCTGCCATCTGTTTTGTACAAGTTTTCCTTGTTTAACAGATTGTGTCACTTAGTTGAGCATGggcttatttaatttattttgagcTTGATGGTTTTCCCTTCTTGTGATGACAGGTTCCTGTCGGTAGATCCCTGCATACTTGGCCGTATTACGAATGTCATTGGAGAGACAATTGATGAGAGAGGCCCAATTAGTAAGTCATAATTGCTGTGGATACTGTATATTCTAATTTATTCGCGGGACATTATCAAAATAAATCTATTTTATCCATGAGAATATCTCTAATATTGCATCTTAATCTGTAAAATGGTTGCAGCAACCGATCACTTTTTGCCAATCCATTATGAAGCTCCTGCCTTTGTAGAGCAAGCCAGTGAACAACAAATTCTTGTAACTGGTATTAAGGTACTTCCATCAGTTCTTATTGTCTTGGGTGGTATATTTTTGTACTCTATCCGGAATGCTGCATTCACTACTAATTTCTCTGGTATTACTTTTTA contains:
- the LOC107840619 gene encoding ATP synthase subunit beta, mitochondrial-like, giving the protein MVNVCLILGLLLLFLSVDPCILGRITNVIGETIDERGPITTDHFLPIHYEAPAFVEQASEQQILVTGIKVVDLLGPYQRGGKIGLCGGAGVGKTLLIMELINNVAKAHGWVA